Proteins encoded together in one Osmerus eperlanus chromosome 20, fOsmEpe2.1, whole genome shotgun sequence window:
- the snx13 gene encoding sorting nexin-13 isoform X1 has translation MSNIADRRKSLWLQHIIQASLSIWGWGGLGVVLFLITFGPFAIFYLAFYIFCFVGGGFAVTLLYGRTNSEKHLETCEHSYLPPTATGILKTLDEMKLEQKPIKIDRRLTGSNFIDEPLQQVIQFALRDYIQYWYYTLSEDDSFLLEIRQTLQNALVQFSTRSKEVDWQPYFTTRLVDDFATHLRVFRKAQDRLGEREDNKHRDVSEELVDSFFEAEVEMERKICRDVVCTSHKDEEGFLRDLCEVLLYLLLPPGDFHNKNMRYFLREVLARGVLLPLINQLSDPDYINQFVIWMIRDSSCNYEAFMNILKLTDRVAELEAVKDKALEELQYLRSLDTAGDDINVIKNQINSLLFVKKVCETRIQRLQSGKEVDALKLAANFGKLCIIPLEHILVHNIALQFFMDYMQAAGAQAELFFWLTVEGYRVTAQQQLEVMEALQKDGRKQAGATKGLLKAAALGVFEQYLSDKASPRVQVDEASVVRLGEKLQKEDPTPEIFDDIQRKVYDMMLRDERYYPSFRQSPLYVRMLAELDMLKEPSFRGSDDGDGESFNGSPTGSINLSLDDLSNSCHDDTMQLHAFISDTADASLPLLLGAGVCNDHGKTYALYAITVFRRSQDGSEDCWKTYRRYSDFHDFHMRITEQFENLTSILKLPGKKTFNNMDREFLEKRKKDLNTYLQLLLNPEMVKACPTIVPYVYDFLENKAYSKGKGDFARKMDTFVNPLRSSMRNVSQAVKSLPDSLAEGMNKVSDNMGRMSERLGQDFKQSVFKVPPMLPKSNIDPEHCRVSAQLDDNVDDNIPLRVMLLLMDEVFDLKERNQWLRRNIKNLLQQLIRATYGDTINRKIVDHVDYMTSPEQVADYVKKFRDSYWPNGILAETLPRRDKSIRMRTRVAAKTNLLGIMPDELKHIIGADTTRKGILRVFDMFQHQPMNRRLVYVFLEGFLETMFPQYKFPELFVKLHSRSPRTHRYSQKQKACFKR, from the exons gccAGTCTGTCCatctggggatgggggggtcttGGAGTCGTGCTTTTCCTCATCACCTTTGGACCCTTTGCTATATTTTATCTGGCCTTCTACATCTTCTGCTTCGTCGGAGG GGGTTTTGCCGTCACGCTGTTGTACGGGAGGACCAACTCAGAGAAACACCTGGAGACGTGCGAGCACTCTTACCTGCCGCCCACGGCAACGGGTATCCTGAAG ACGCTGGATGAGATGAAGCTGGAGCAGAAGCCCATCAAGATCGACCGGAGGCTGACCGGCTCGAACTTCATAGACGAGCCACTGCAGCAG GTCATCCAGTTTGCGTTGAGGGACTATATCCAGTACTGGTACTACACTCTGAGCGAGGACGACTCTTTCCTACTGGAGATCAGACAGACCCTCCAGAATGCACTCGTCCAGTTCTCCACACG GTCCAAAGAGGTGGACTGGCAGCCTTACTTCACCACTCGTCTGGTGGACGACTTCGCCACTCACCTGCGAGTCTTCAGGAAGGCCCAGgacaggctgggagagagggaggacaacaAGCATA GAGATGTATCTGAAGAGCTGGTGGACTCGTTCTTCGAGGccgaggtggagatggagaggaagatctGTCGAGACGTGGTGTGCACCTCTCACAAAGACGAGGAGG gtttcCTGAGGGACCTGTGTGAGGTGCTGCTGTATCTGTTACTACCTCCTGGAGACTTTCACAACAAGAACATGAGGTACTTCCTTAGG gAGGTCCTGGCTCGAGGGGTGCTACTTCCTTTGATCAACCAGCTCAGCGACCCAGACTACATCAACCAGTTTGTCATCTGGATG ATCAGAGACTCAAGCTGTAACTACGAGGCCTTCATGAACATTCTGAAGCTGACAGACAGAGTGGCCGAACTGGAAGCGGTCAAAGACAAGGCCCTGGAGGAACTCCAGTACCTGCGCTCGCTGGACACGGCGGGAgatg ACATCAACGTGATAAAGAATCAGATCAACAGTCTGCTGTTTGTGAAGAAAGTGTGTGAGACCAGGATCCAGAGGCTCCAGTCAGGCAAG gaggTGGATGCCTTGAAACTGGCGGCCAACTTCGGCAAGCTGTGCATCATACCTCTGGAGCACATCCTAGTGCACAACATCGCCCTGCAGTTCTTCATGG ACTACATGCAGGCAGCGGGGGCCCAGGCGGAGCTGTTCTTCTGGCTGACGGTGGAGGGCTACCGGGTGACTgcccagcagcagctggaggtgatggaggcccTGCAGAAGGACGGCAGGAAGCAGGCGGGGGCCACCAAAGGCCTGCTGAAGGCCGCAGCGCTGGGCGTGTTCGAGCAGTACCTCTCTGACAAG GCCTCCCCCAGGGTCCAGGTGGACGAGGCCAgtgtggtgaggctgggggagaagcTGCAGAAGGAAGACCCCACGCCAGAAATATTTGACGACATCcaaagaaag gtgtatgACATGATGCTGCGTGATGAGAGGTACTACCCCTCCTTCAGACAGAGTCCTCTGTACGTGCGCATGCTGGCTGAGCTGGACATGCTGAAGGAGCCCAGCTTCAGAGGTTCAGACGACGGggacggag AATCATTCAACGGTTCTCCGACAGGAAGCATAAATCTG TCTCTGGACGACCTGTCAAACTCCTGCCATGACGATACTATGCAGCTACATGCCTTCATCTCTgatacag CTGatgcttctctccccctcctgctgggCGCAGGGGTGTGTAACGACCACGGTAAGACCTACGCGCTGTACGCCATCACCGTGTTCCGCCGCAGCCAAGACGGCAGCGAGGACTGCTGGAAGACCTACCGCCGCTACTCTGACTTCCACGACTTCCACATGAGGATCAcggaacag TTCGAGAACCTGACCTCTATCCTCAAACTTCCGGGGAAAAAGACTTTCAATAACATGGACAGAGAATTcctggagaagaggaaaaaagacCTCAATACATacttacag ttgctgctgaACCCAGAGATGGTGAAGGCCTGCCCCACTATTGTTCCGTACGTGTATGATTTCCTGGAGAACAAGGCCTACAGCAAGGGCAAGGGAGACTTTGCacgcaag atggacacgTTTGTGAACCCGCTCCGCAGCTCCATGAGGAACGTGTCCCAGGCCGTCAAGTCGCTCCCTGACAGCCTGGCCGAGGGGATGAACAAGGTCTCCGACAACATGGGCCGCAtgtcagagaggctggggcaggactTCAAGCAGTCCGTATTCAAG GTGCCTCCGATGCTGCCCAAGTCCAACATCGACCCGGAACACTGCCGAGTCTCCGCCCAGCTGGATGATAAc gtggatgACAACATCCCCCTGCGTGTAATGCTCCTGCTGATGGACGAGGTGTTCGACCTGAAGGAGAGGAACCAGTGGTTACGCAGAAACATCaagaaccttctgcagcaacTCATCAGAGCCACCTACGGAGACACCATcaacag GAAGATCGTGGATCATGTGGACTACATGACTTCTCCAGAGCAGGTGGCAGACTACGTCAAGAAGTTCAG GGATTCATACTGGCCCAATGGTATTCTGGCTGAGACTCTACCTCGCCGGGACAAGAGCATCCGCATGAGGACACGAGTTGCTGCCAAGACCAACCTCCTGGGGATCATGCCAG ACGAGCTAAAGCACATCATCGGAGCAGACACCACCCGCAAGGGCATCCTCCGCGTCTTCGACATGTTCCAGCACCAGCCCATGAACCGCCGCCTGGTCTACGTGTTCCTCGAGGGCTTCCTAGAGACCATGTTCCCCCAGTACAAGTTCCCCGAGCTGTTCGTCAAGCTGCACTCCCGCTCGccgcgcacacacagatactcgcAGAAACAAAAAGCCTGCTTCAAGAGGTGA
- the snx13 gene encoding sorting nexin-13 isoform X4, giving the protein MFAEASLSIWGWGGLGVVLFLITFGPFAIFYLAFYIFCFVGGGFAVTLLYGRTNSEKHLETCEHSYLPPTATGILKTLDEMKLEQKPIKIDRRLTGSNFIDEPLQQVIQFALRDYIQYWYYTLSEDDSFLLEIRQTLQNALVQFSTRSKEVDWQPYFTTRLVDDFATHLRVFRKAQDRLGEREDNKHRDVSEELVDSFFEAEVEMERKICRDVVCTSHKDEEGFLRDLCEVLLYLLLPPGDFHNKNMRYFLREVLARGVLLPLINQLSDPDYINQFVIWMIRDSSCNYEAFMNILKLTDRVAELEAVKDKALEELQYLRSLDTAGDDINVIKNQINSLLFVKKVCETRIQRLQSGKEVDALKLAANFGKLCIIPLEHILVHNIALQFFMDYMQAAGAQAELFFWLTVEGYRVTAQQQLEVMEALQKDGRKQAGATKGLLKAAALGVFEQYLSDKASPRVQVDEASVVRLGEKLQKEDPTPEIFDDIQRKVYDMMLRDERYYPSFRQSPLYVRMLAELDMLKEPSFRGSDDGDGESFNGSPTGSINLSLDDLSNSCHDDTMQLHAFISDTADASLPLLLGAGVCNDHGKTYALYAITVFRRSQDGSEDCWKTYRRYSDFHDFHMRITEQFENLTSILKLPGKKTFNNMDREFLEKRKKDLNTYLQLLLNPEMVKACPTIVPYVYDFLENKAYSKGKGDFARKMDTFVNPLRSSMRNVSQAVKSLPDSLAEGMNKVSDNMGRMSERLGQDFKQSVFKVPPMLPKSNIDPEHCRVSAQLDDNVDDNIPLRVMLLLMDEVFDLKERNQWLRRNIKNLLQQLIRATYGDTINRKIVDHVDYMTSPEQVADYVKKFRDSYWPNGILAETLPRRDKSIRMRTRVAAKTNLLGIMPDELKHIIGADTTRKGILRVFDMFQHQPMNRRLVYVFLEGFLETMFPQYKFPELFVKLHSRSPRTHRYSQKQKACFKR; this is encoded by the exons gccAGTCTGTCCatctggggatgggggggtcttGGAGTCGTGCTTTTCCTCATCACCTTTGGACCCTTTGCTATATTTTATCTGGCCTTCTACATCTTCTGCTTCGTCGGAGG GGGTTTTGCCGTCACGCTGTTGTACGGGAGGACCAACTCAGAGAAACACCTGGAGACGTGCGAGCACTCTTACCTGCCGCCCACGGCAACGGGTATCCTGAAG ACGCTGGATGAGATGAAGCTGGAGCAGAAGCCCATCAAGATCGACCGGAGGCTGACCGGCTCGAACTTCATAGACGAGCCACTGCAGCAG GTCATCCAGTTTGCGTTGAGGGACTATATCCAGTACTGGTACTACACTCTGAGCGAGGACGACTCTTTCCTACTGGAGATCAGACAGACCCTCCAGAATGCACTCGTCCAGTTCTCCACACG GTCCAAAGAGGTGGACTGGCAGCCTTACTTCACCACTCGTCTGGTGGACGACTTCGCCACTCACCTGCGAGTCTTCAGGAAGGCCCAGgacaggctgggagagagggaggacaacaAGCATA GAGATGTATCTGAAGAGCTGGTGGACTCGTTCTTCGAGGccgaggtggagatggagaggaagatctGTCGAGACGTGGTGTGCACCTCTCACAAAGACGAGGAGG gtttcCTGAGGGACCTGTGTGAGGTGCTGCTGTATCTGTTACTACCTCCTGGAGACTTTCACAACAAGAACATGAGGTACTTCCTTAGG gAGGTCCTGGCTCGAGGGGTGCTACTTCCTTTGATCAACCAGCTCAGCGACCCAGACTACATCAACCAGTTTGTCATCTGGATG ATCAGAGACTCAAGCTGTAACTACGAGGCCTTCATGAACATTCTGAAGCTGACAGACAGAGTGGCCGAACTGGAAGCGGTCAAAGACAAGGCCCTGGAGGAACTCCAGTACCTGCGCTCGCTGGACACGGCGGGAgatg ACATCAACGTGATAAAGAATCAGATCAACAGTCTGCTGTTTGTGAAGAAAGTGTGTGAGACCAGGATCCAGAGGCTCCAGTCAGGCAAG gaggTGGATGCCTTGAAACTGGCGGCCAACTTCGGCAAGCTGTGCATCATACCTCTGGAGCACATCCTAGTGCACAACATCGCCCTGCAGTTCTTCATGG ACTACATGCAGGCAGCGGGGGCCCAGGCGGAGCTGTTCTTCTGGCTGACGGTGGAGGGCTACCGGGTGACTgcccagcagcagctggaggtgatggaggcccTGCAGAAGGACGGCAGGAAGCAGGCGGGGGCCACCAAAGGCCTGCTGAAGGCCGCAGCGCTGGGCGTGTTCGAGCAGTACCTCTCTGACAAG GCCTCCCCCAGGGTCCAGGTGGACGAGGCCAgtgtggtgaggctgggggagaagcTGCAGAAGGAAGACCCCACGCCAGAAATATTTGACGACATCcaaagaaag gtgtatgACATGATGCTGCGTGATGAGAGGTACTACCCCTCCTTCAGACAGAGTCCTCTGTACGTGCGCATGCTGGCTGAGCTGGACATGCTGAAGGAGCCCAGCTTCAGAGGTTCAGACGACGGggacggag AATCATTCAACGGTTCTCCGACAGGAAGCATAAATCTG TCTCTGGACGACCTGTCAAACTCCTGCCATGACGATACTATGCAGCTACATGCCTTCATCTCTgatacag CTGatgcttctctccccctcctgctgggCGCAGGGGTGTGTAACGACCACGGTAAGACCTACGCGCTGTACGCCATCACCGTGTTCCGCCGCAGCCAAGACGGCAGCGAGGACTGCTGGAAGACCTACCGCCGCTACTCTGACTTCCACGACTTCCACATGAGGATCAcggaacag TTCGAGAACCTGACCTCTATCCTCAAACTTCCGGGGAAAAAGACTTTCAATAACATGGACAGAGAATTcctggagaagaggaaaaaagacCTCAATACATacttacag ttgctgctgaACCCAGAGATGGTGAAGGCCTGCCCCACTATTGTTCCGTACGTGTATGATTTCCTGGAGAACAAGGCCTACAGCAAGGGCAAGGGAGACTTTGCacgcaag atggacacgTTTGTGAACCCGCTCCGCAGCTCCATGAGGAACGTGTCCCAGGCCGTCAAGTCGCTCCCTGACAGCCTGGCCGAGGGGATGAACAAGGTCTCCGACAACATGGGCCGCAtgtcagagaggctggggcaggactTCAAGCAGTCCGTATTCAAG GTGCCTCCGATGCTGCCCAAGTCCAACATCGACCCGGAACACTGCCGAGTCTCCGCCCAGCTGGATGATAAc gtggatgACAACATCCCCCTGCGTGTAATGCTCCTGCTGATGGACGAGGTGTTCGACCTGAAGGAGAGGAACCAGTGGTTACGCAGAAACATCaagaaccttctgcagcaacTCATCAGAGCCACCTACGGAGACACCATcaacag GAAGATCGTGGATCATGTGGACTACATGACTTCTCCAGAGCAGGTGGCAGACTACGTCAAGAAGTTCAG GGATTCATACTGGCCCAATGGTATTCTGGCTGAGACTCTACCTCGCCGGGACAAGAGCATCCGCATGAGGACACGAGTTGCTGCCAAGACCAACCTCCTGGGGATCATGCCAG ACGAGCTAAAGCACATCATCGGAGCAGACACCACCCGCAAGGGCATCCTCCGCGTCTTCGACATGTTCCAGCACCAGCCCATGAACCGCCGCCTGGTCTACGTGTTCCTCGAGGGCTTCCTAGAGACCATGTTCCCCCAGTACAAGTTCCCCGAGCTGTTCGTCAAGCTGCACTCCCGCTCGccgcgcacacacagatactcgcAGAAACAAAAAGCCTGCTTCAAGAGGTGA
- the snx13 gene encoding sorting nexin-13 isoform X2 translates to MSNIADRRKSLWLQHIIQASLSIWGWGGLGVVLFLITFGPFAIFYLAFYIFCFVGGGFAVTLLYGRTNSEKHLETCEHSYLPPTATGILKTLDEMKLEQKPIKIDRRLTGSNFIDEPLQQVIQFALRDYIQYWYYTLSEDDSFLLEIRQTLQNALVQFSTRSKEVDWQPYFTTRLVDDFATHLRVFRKAQDRLGEREDNKHRDVSEELVDSFFEAEVEMERKICRDVVCTSHKDEEGFLRDLCEVLLYLLLPPGDFHNKNMRYFLREVLARGVLLPLINQLSDPDYINQFVIWMIRDSSCNYEAFMNILKLTDRVAELEAVKDKALEELQYLRSLDTAGDDINVIKNQINSLLFVKKVCETRIQRLQSGKEVDALKLAANFGKLCIIPLEHILVHNIALQFFMDYMQAAGAQAELFFWLTVEGYRVTAQQQLEVMEALQKDGRKQAGATKGLLKAAALGVFEQYLSDKASPRVQVDEASVVRLGEKLQKEDPTPEIFDDIQRKVYDMMLRDERYYPSFRQSPLYVRMLAELDMLKEPSFRGSDDGDGESFNGSPTGSINLSLDDLSNSCHDDTMQLHAFISDTAKKTDLFGVCNDHGKTYALYAITVFRRSQDGSEDCWKTYRRYSDFHDFHMRITEQFENLTSILKLPGKKTFNNMDREFLEKRKKDLNTYLQLLLNPEMVKACPTIVPYVYDFLENKAYSKGKGDFARKMDTFVNPLRSSMRNVSQAVKSLPDSLAEGMNKVSDNMGRMSERLGQDFKQSVFKVPPMLPKSNIDPEHCRVSAQLDDNVDDNIPLRVMLLLMDEVFDLKERNQWLRRNIKNLLQQLIRATYGDTINRKIVDHVDYMTSPEQVADYVKKFRDSYWPNGILAETLPRRDKSIRMRTRVAAKTNLLGIMPDELKHIIGADTTRKGILRVFDMFQHQPMNRRLVYVFLEGFLETMFPQYKFPELFVKLHSRSPRTHRYSQKQKACFKR, encoded by the exons gccAGTCTGTCCatctggggatgggggggtcttGGAGTCGTGCTTTTCCTCATCACCTTTGGACCCTTTGCTATATTTTATCTGGCCTTCTACATCTTCTGCTTCGTCGGAGG GGGTTTTGCCGTCACGCTGTTGTACGGGAGGACCAACTCAGAGAAACACCTGGAGACGTGCGAGCACTCTTACCTGCCGCCCACGGCAACGGGTATCCTGAAG ACGCTGGATGAGATGAAGCTGGAGCAGAAGCCCATCAAGATCGACCGGAGGCTGACCGGCTCGAACTTCATAGACGAGCCACTGCAGCAG GTCATCCAGTTTGCGTTGAGGGACTATATCCAGTACTGGTACTACACTCTGAGCGAGGACGACTCTTTCCTACTGGAGATCAGACAGACCCTCCAGAATGCACTCGTCCAGTTCTCCACACG GTCCAAAGAGGTGGACTGGCAGCCTTACTTCACCACTCGTCTGGTGGACGACTTCGCCACTCACCTGCGAGTCTTCAGGAAGGCCCAGgacaggctgggagagagggaggacaacaAGCATA GAGATGTATCTGAAGAGCTGGTGGACTCGTTCTTCGAGGccgaggtggagatggagaggaagatctGTCGAGACGTGGTGTGCACCTCTCACAAAGACGAGGAGG gtttcCTGAGGGACCTGTGTGAGGTGCTGCTGTATCTGTTACTACCTCCTGGAGACTTTCACAACAAGAACATGAGGTACTTCCTTAGG gAGGTCCTGGCTCGAGGGGTGCTACTTCCTTTGATCAACCAGCTCAGCGACCCAGACTACATCAACCAGTTTGTCATCTGGATG ATCAGAGACTCAAGCTGTAACTACGAGGCCTTCATGAACATTCTGAAGCTGACAGACAGAGTGGCCGAACTGGAAGCGGTCAAAGACAAGGCCCTGGAGGAACTCCAGTACCTGCGCTCGCTGGACACGGCGGGAgatg ACATCAACGTGATAAAGAATCAGATCAACAGTCTGCTGTTTGTGAAGAAAGTGTGTGAGACCAGGATCCAGAGGCTCCAGTCAGGCAAG gaggTGGATGCCTTGAAACTGGCGGCCAACTTCGGCAAGCTGTGCATCATACCTCTGGAGCACATCCTAGTGCACAACATCGCCCTGCAGTTCTTCATGG ACTACATGCAGGCAGCGGGGGCCCAGGCGGAGCTGTTCTTCTGGCTGACGGTGGAGGGCTACCGGGTGACTgcccagcagcagctggaggtgatggaggcccTGCAGAAGGACGGCAGGAAGCAGGCGGGGGCCACCAAAGGCCTGCTGAAGGCCGCAGCGCTGGGCGTGTTCGAGCAGTACCTCTCTGACAAG GCCTCCCCCAGGGTCCAGGTGGACGAGGCCAgtgtggtgaggctgggggagaagcTGCAGAAGGAAGACCCCACGCCAGAAATATTTGACGACATCcaaagaaag gtgtatgACATGATGCTGCGTGATGAGAGGTACTACCCCTCCTTCAGACAGAGTCCTCTGTACGTGCGCATGCTGGCTGAGCTGGACATGCTGAAGGAGCCCAGCTTCAGAGGTTCAGACGACGGggacggag AATCATTCAACGGTTCTCCGACAGGAAGCATAAATCTG TCTCTGGACGACCTGTCAAACTCCTGCCATGACGATACTATGCAGCTACATGCCTTCATCTCTgatacag CCAAGAAAACGGATTTATTTG GGGTGTGTAACGACCACGGTAAGACCTACGCGCTGTACGCCATCACCGTGTTCCGCCGCAGCCAAGACGGCAGCGAGGACTGCTGGAAGACCTACCGCCGCTACTCTGACTTCCACGACTTCCACATGAGGATCAcggaacag TTCGAGAACCTGACCTCTATCCTCAAACTTCCGGGGAAAAAGACTTTCAATAACATGGACAGAGAATTcctggagaagaggaaaaaagacCTCAATACATacttacag ttgctgctgaACCCAGAGATGGTGAAGGCCTGCCCCACTATTGTTCCGTACGTGTATGATTTCCTGGAGAACAAGGCCTACAGCAAGGGCAAGGGAGACTTTGCacgcaag atggacacgTTTGTGAACCCGCTCCGCAGCTCCATGAGGAACGTGTCCCAGGCCGTCAAGTCGCTCCCTGACAGCCTGGCCGAGGGGATGAACAAGGTCTCCGACAACATGGGCCGCAtgtcagagaggctggggcaggactTCAAGCAGTCCGTATTCAAG GTGCCTCCGATGCTGCCCAAGTCCAACATCGACCCGGAACACTGCCGAGTCTCCGCCCAGCTGGATGATAAc gtggatgACAACATCCCCCTGCGTGTAATGCTCCTGCTGATGGACGAGGTGTTCGACCTGAAGGAGAGGAACCAGTGGTTACGCAGAAACATCaagaaccttctgcagcaacTCATCAGAGCCACCTACGGAGACACCATcaacag GAAGATCGTGGATCATGTGGACTACATGACTTCTCCAGAGCAGGTGGCAGACTACGTCAAGAAGTTCAG GGATTCATACTGGCCCAATGGTATTCTGGCTGAGACTCTACCTCGCCGGGACAAGAGCATCCGCATGAGGACACGAGTTGCTGCCAAGACCAACCTCCTGGGGATCATGCCAG ACGAGCTAAAGCACATCATCGGAGCAGACACCACCCGCAAGGGCATCCTCCGCGTCTTCGACATGTTCCAGCACCAGCCCATGAACCGCCGCCTGGTCTACGTGTTCCTCGAGGGCTTCCTAGAGACCATGTTCCCCCAGTACAAGTTCCCCGAGCTGTTCGTCAAGCTGCACTCCCGCTCGccgcgcacacacagatactcgcAGAAACAAAAAGCCTGCTTCAAGAGGTGA